In a single window of the Bacteroidota bacterium genome:
- a CDS encoding DUF2795 domain-containing protein has protein sequence MYWTLELASHLEDAPWPATRDELIDYAIRTGAPMEVVENLQELQDDEQPYESIEEIWPDYPTKEDFLFNEDEY, from the coding sequence ATGTACTGGACACTCGAGCTTGCATCCCACCTGGAGGACGCGCCCTGGCCTGCCACCCGAGATGAGCTGATCGATTATGCGATTCGCACAGGTGCCCCTATGGAAGTAGTGGAAAACCTGCAGGAGCTGCAGGACGACGAGCAGCCCTATGAGAGCATAGAGGAGATCTGGCCCGATTATCCTACCAAAGAGGATTTTCTCTTTAACGAGGACGAGTACTAG
- a CDS encoding DUF1987 domain-containing protein, which produces MRNLVIEPTDKTPKVVCDAEKSIYVVEGRSIPEDSAGFYRKVYSWLDQYGTQLTHSMQVEMKLEYFNTSSSKCILDMFRRLEKLHEKTDSVQVVWYAEEEDEDLVEAGEDYSRLVKVPFEVVKTA; this is translated from the coding sequence ATGAGAAACCTGGTAATAGAACCCACCGACAAGACACCCAAGGTTGTGTGTGACGCCGAAAAAAGCATCTATGTGGTAGAGGGCCGCAGCATACCCGAAGACAGTGCAGGCTTTTATCGCAAGGTATACAGCTGGCTAGACCAGTATGGCACCCAGCTAACGCACAGCATGCAGGTGGAAATGAAGCTGGAATACTTTAACACCAGCAGCAGCAAATGCATCCTGGACATGTTTCGTCGGCTGGAGAAGTTGCATGAAAAGACCGACTCTGTACAGGTAGTGTGGTATGCCGAGGAGGAAGATGAAGACCTGGTAGAGGCCGGCGAGGACTACAGTAGGCTAGTGAAGGTTCCATTTGAGGTAGTAAAGACCGCCTAG